In Polyodon spathula isolate WHYD16114869_AA chromosome 11, ASM1765450v1, whole genome shotgun sequence, one genomic interval encodes:
- the LOC121323290 gene encoding ADP-ribosylation factor-like protein 5A, with translation MGILFTKLWRLFNHQEHKVIIVGLDNAGKTTILYQFSMNEVVHTSPTIGSNVEEIVVNNTHFLMWDIGGQESLRSSWNTYYTNTEFVIVVVDSTDRERISVTRDELYRMLAHEDLKKAGLLIFANKQDVKGCMSVAEISQYLKLTSVKDHQWHIQACCALTGEGLCQGLEWMMSRLRMR, from the exons ATGGGAATCCTCTTCACCAAACTATGGAGGCTTTTTAACCATCAAG AGCACAAAGTCATTATTGTGGGTTTAGATAATGCTGGGAAGACAACAATTCTATATCAGTT TTCAATGAATGAAGTGGTGCACACGTCCCCGACCATAGGCAGTAATGTTGAAGAGATTGTAGTCaataatacacattttctaaTGTGGGACATTGGAGGCCAGGAGTCTCTTAGATCCTCTTGGAATACCTACTATACAAATACAGAG tttgtaattGTTGTCGTGGAcagcacagacagagagaggattTCCGTAACAAGAGACGAACTCTACAGAATGTTAGCACATGAG GATCTTAAAAAAGCAGGGTTGCTGATATTTGCAAACAAACAGGATGTCAAAGGCTGCATGTCAGTAGCTGAAATCTCCCAGTACCTGAAGCTGACCTCTGTTAAGGATCACCAGTGGCACATTCAGGCTTGTTGTGCGCTTACTGGAGAAGG GCTTTGTCAAGGACTGGAATGGATGATGTCTAGACTTCGAATGAGATGA